In Equus przewalskii isolate Varuska chromosome 14, EquPr2, whole genome shotgun sequence, the sequence GGTATTAAGTTTTGTTTAAatacttggtagaattcactggggaagccatctgttcctggactttagttttttgggaggtttttgattaccatttcaatctccttactagtgatcaatctattcagattctttattttttcttgattcagttttggaaggtggtatgattctaagaatgtatccatttcttctagattatccaatttgttgccgtatagcttttcgtagtattctcttataatctttgcatttctgaggtatccattgtaatttatcctcttttgtttttgtttatttgagccttctctctctctttttttttttttttggtgagtctagaCAGAGTTTTGTcagttctgtttatcttttcaaagaatcagttcttagtctcattaatttttttcaattgtttttaggTCTCCATCttgtttgtttctgctctgactttctttcttctactgattttgggctttgtttgttcatcttttttctagttcctttaagtgcattgttagattgtttatttgagatttttcttgtttcttgaggtaggcctgtgttATAAAACACTTCCATCTTATTACTGCATTTTCTCTATCCCATAAATtctatgtcatattttcatttgtcttcaggtattttttgatttctccttcgATTTCTTCACCGAtgaatcattgttcagtagcattttgtttaatctcacatatctgtggcttttctgactttcttcatgtagttgatttctggtttcatactgttgtgctcagaaaagatacttagtattatttcaatcttcttaaatttattgagacttgtcttgTCGCCTAATATGtgctctatcctggagaatgttccttgtgcattcaaaaagaatgtgtattccataGTGTTTggttggaatgttctgtgtatgtctactaagtccatctggtctgatgtttcatttaaggccaatgtttccatattgaccttctgtttggatgatctatctattgatgtaagtggtgtgttaaagtcccctgctataTTGGGTTgcagtctatttctccttttatgtctgttaataagtgctttatatatttaggtgtccTATGTTGGGTAAGTAGATATTTACAGGTGCTAtagcctcttgttggattgttccctttatcattatggagtgcccttctttgtctcccgttacagtttttgttttaaagtctatttttttctgatataagtgttgctaCACCAGCTTTTCTATtgttgccatttgcatggagtatctttttccatcccttcactttcagtttgtgagtgtctttaggtcttaAGCGTGTCTCATATATgtagcatatacatggatcttttTTTGAAATCCATTCAGCCATCTTCTGTCTTCTGACGGGAGCCTTTAGTTCATCGACATTGAAAGTAGCTACTGATGGCATGTccttactgccattttgttacttttttttctgggtgttttagcagttcttttccgctctttttttcttttcttgctctcttcccttgcaattttatggctttctttagtattatgtttgggttcctttctctttattttttgtgtatttattttaggtttctggtttgtgattaccatgaggttcatatataataacctatttctatagcaatctatattaatttgatggtctcttaagtttgacctctttctaaaagtccTGCACTTTTACTGCCTTTCCCccaaattttaagtttttgatttcatatttaacctctttgtgtgtgtgtgtgtgtatcccttaacctcttatcatggagatagatatttttagtacttttgtcttttgaccttcctACTAGCTTTAGGAGGTGACATTTACCACGTATTTGCCTGTAgcagtgattatttttctttgataattttctgactcctatttgttatcttttttttttctacttaaacaagtccctttaacatttattgtcaggccagtttagtggtgataaactcttgTAGTTTTTGCTTGGTTGGCTCTCTGTAGCACATAGCAGTTGTAGGCTCTCTCAGGAGTACGGATAGGTGGAGCTGGCCCCAGCTGTGGAAGTGCACAATGATTTCAGGTGTTGAAAGGCAGGACCGatccctatgtggctgtttgagaggCCAACAGGACAAGTCAGCTGCGGCCAACATGCCCTACTACCCACAGGCCCACCCACCCCAGTAATACAGGCACGTATGCATGCATGCCACCTGGATTCAAGGCAGACTCACTCCCCCAATGCAGAGGTCCCTCAGACTATGACTATCTGGGCCCACAAGTGCACCACAGGCTTGATAGTGGGCAGGGCCAGTTCCTGGGGTAGACTGCCTGCCCTGACTGGGCTCAACTAAATTGGTGTTCTAGGGGCAGCGCAAACCCCAGGACTAACATGGGTAGAAGACAGAATCCAATGGCGGCTGCCAGCATCTTTGTTAACATGACTGAATTAGGGCaaaataacaactgttgctaGCGTCTCACATCTCTGGAATTTTGTACCTCTTGatgtcctttacccatttcaaCACTCACCCAAGCCCAGTCTCCCATGGCAACTACCAATCTTTTCtgtgtatctatgagtttggatttgttttacttgttggtttgttttgttttttagactccacatacaagtgaagtcatatggtatttgtcttctctgacttattccacttagcataatatactcaaggtccatccatgttgtcacaaatggcaagatttcattcttttctatggctgaatagcATTTCGTTGCGTATAAATATATGCCAATTATTTTTAATCCGGTCATTCATTTAtggacatttaggtggtttccatgtcttggttaatgcaaataatgcttcagtgaacgtAGTGGTGCATATggcttttcaaattagtgtttttgttgtcTTCAGAGAACTACCCAGTGGTATCGCTCAACCATATagtcattctctttttaatttttcaaggaacctccatattgttctccatagtgtctgcaccaatcGACgtttccaccagcagtgcactgaagagggttcatttttctccacatcctcaccaacacttgctattttttgtctctttaatagtaaccattctgacaggtgtgagatgcTAGCTCATTGTGGTGATattaagaaaatcttgaaaatcttactataactgttaaagaaatttaatctACATTTAAAATCTTCTCACAAAGAAGACTTTATGTTAACAGATTTTTTGCAAGAGTTCTACCCCACTACCAAGAAACATAGATTTCCAATCTTATACAAACTTTTTTAGAGAATAAAGAGCAAATGCTCCCTAACTCTGACAGATAATAATACAAAAACATTCTGTATCGAAAGAACTGATGTGCTTATAGTTAAGTTTCAGATGCAATTGGTGATCCCCACCTCTGAAGATAAGCAGCCTATCTTGGAAAGGTTACAGAAGCCTTGCCAAACATCAGTTAAGAAAGAAGGCATTGTCTATTCATCCCCGATATTCATTTCAGAATGTAGAGGTCCACGTGTAGTATCACCAAATTTGGCATATGTGCAATATCTGTCTACTTGAGCAAAGATGTATTATTTGGCATATACTTATACTAAGAAAGTTTTTGCTGTTtatctggaattcaaatttaGCTAGGAGTCCTGTATTTTACCTGGCAACCCTACCATTGGAGCAATGCTGAGTTGCTCTAGGCCCATAGAAAAGATTTTGGCTGAAGTCTCATCCTCTAGATGAGGGAATAGACCAAGTGCTCTATTCTCACAACAGATGTGAGGTTGGGAGGGTGATGGCAGTGAGGTGGTGAGTCATATGATGGTCTAAAATATTTAGATGCATTGAAAATGATGCCCTTCATCACTCATGTCAGTGGTGCTTTTCAAAGAAATcatcatttattcaatttttcagTCATTCAAGACATACTAATAGAAATCTGGCCAGATGTTAAGTCTGCCCAACTCCAGTCAAGATTGAGGCCAGAATATGTTTCCAGAACACAGGAGAGAAAACCCATTGGGGCCCTTTCTTGCAAATACTCAGCAAAGTGATTCCGTTCCACTCCTCTAAAGACAGGGCCTGCCCTAACGTGTGACCCAAGAAATAGTGCTGTTTCTCAAACTGATTGTTGCCTAGTCTATGGTGAGGTAGGGTGAGAAATCGAGAGgaagattttagaaaattttgtAGCTATTGGACAGATTTGCTTGGTTTCGggaattcaatattttaaaaatggtcttataatacatatattttggtTTTGTATTTCACTTACagtaactcttttttaaaaaacgacTTTAATTTCCAGAATAGTCTTAGACGTACAGAATTACTGCAATGGTAATACAGGGCCTTACCATACAACCCACACCCAGTttccttattattaacatctgaCATTAGTATAGTACTTGTGACAATTAGTGAGACATGTTGATACATTAGTATTAGTTAAAAGTCATATTCAGTTCAAATTGCCTTGGTTTTTACCTCATGTCCTTTAGGCTTTCCTTGTTCTTTGATGACGTTGATATCTTTGAAGAAAACTGGTAGGTATTTTGTATAATACACTTTtattggaatttgtctgatatttcatTCTCACAATGAGACTGGGGTTATatattttggggaggaagatcacagaggtaaagtgccctTCTCATACTGCTTCAAAGGTACCTCCCATCAAAAAGACTCATCACGGTTGCTGTTAGCCTGGATACCTGGCTAATGTAGTGATTGTCAGCTTTCTCCACTATCAAGTTAATCGTTTCTCTCCCCCTTCCACACTTTACTCTTGGGAAGAGTCACTATAGATGGTTCACACTTAGAGTGTAAGCAATTATGCTCCCCCTCCATGAAAATGGAAGAGATCCGTAagttatttgggatttttctgcaCAGGAGATTGgtcttttcttattaattaaacataaatattaattaatgcacacaaatatatattaattaattggATCAATATTGACTCATGACTGTTTGCATTAAACTCTGGGtgataatccaatactactttattgaATTGCACAAATACTTCCAACTCTGACCACTGGGAGCTCTTTCCATGGGCTCCCATGTCAAATTGACACAACCCTAacagtatgtttttctttttatattcactTCTTTACCTTCTGGCACTATCAGGTGCTTCAGGCTTATTTGATATCTTTACCGCCCATTCTTATATTCAACCATTTCTTTAAGAagctcttgtttcttttattgcaGAATTTAATGAAAACCAAGATCTGGCATCAGAGATAAACCCACAAATAttggatattctgttccattttttccccagctttagtGAAGGACAATTTCTGtacaaaaaactgcacataattaatgtatacaatttagTGAGTTTGTGCACTGCATACACTTGTGTTACAATCACCACAACCAAggtaataaatataaacattactACTGAAAGTTTTCTCATGCCTCTTTTATTGTTAGGGtttgtctgtgcgtgtgtgtgcgacAACAGCACATAACATGAGATATACcttcttaacaaatatttaagtgcacaataccatacgtattgttaactatagatATTATGTTGTACCACAGATTCCGGAAGacttttcttcatctgttgagatgatgatgcacttctttcctttattccattAATGCGGTGatcaccttgattgatttgtatgtgttgaaacatccttgtaccccagggataaatcccactggCTATGGAGTACGATGCATTTAATGTTCTGCTGACTTCAGTTTGCTAGTCTTCCGTTGAGGATCTTTGCATTTGTGTACATTAGGGATATTGACTgtagtttttctcttcttatggTGTCTTTACTTGGATAGAAATCAAAATGGTTATGTTCTCTTCAGCACAAGAATCTGGTGGAGTTCCAGAAGGTAAAACCCCTGAAAGCATGAAGACTTCCCTAAGTTGGCAGCCTCCAGGAGTTTCTCACTCTGAAAACCAATCCATGCTCAGAGTAGAGGCACTTGTTTAAATTAGCATTTGATATTTCTAACAATTTATGATTCTAGCAGCTCCTGATCCAGGTAAGCAGAAATGAGAAGGGCTCTACATATTTACCATGGTAGACATCAGGCTGATTACCCCAAGGAAATTTGTTGATTCTCCAATTGTTgagtttttctcttgttttaagaaaGAGAGTGACAGCTTCCAGTGCTCTACATGTAACCACTGTAACTGGGAGTGCAAGTCATTCTTTTCTTACTACATTGTATAGAAGTAACATTCCATGGTAGATTGCAAACTGAGGGAAAGAAAACTCCTTCACAGCAAATGATTTCAGAAGTGTTGTTCTAAATAACGTTAGACTGCAATAAGGCTGCTTGGGTCACACTATCAGGGGGAATGTGTAGGAGAGTGGGTGAGAGCCCAATGTCTTCTCCGTATGCAGTGTAACTCCTATGGGAACAGGGCCTGTCTGTTCATCACAAATGCCCTGGTGGGAATAGACACTCGGTCATTTTCCCAAGGGTCTGCATGAAACTGAACCAAGGCAAGACCTAGATTTTCTCGCACACCCACTTCTTCCTCAGAGTCTTGCTATGAGACTGCAGTACAAAAGCACACAAGcatgcaaaaaatttttttttattgctctcTGAAAACCTAGGCCATGGACCACACAAAAAAGCCTGAcatgaggctgaggaggagggaagttCAGAATGAGGGAAGTTCAGAATGTTGGCTGAGTGGAGAAAATACTCTATCCTGGGTGGGTCTTCACACTCGTCCAATATCCATGATAGCTGCATACCAGACTCAGGCAGTTGAATCTCAGCTCTCCTAGGCCCTGAACTTGCAGACATAGGGCAAGTACGAATCACAGTTATAATCTTTCCATTTCAGATATCCTGGAGAGACAAGAGAACTAAAGTGAATGGGACTGGTGGAGCTGGTGAAGCCAAGGGGGGTGCTCTCAGACTCTGGCCTAGGATCCAGAGCCTCTATCTCCTCTTGGCCAGAATCCCACTCCAGGGAAAGGAGATTCAAAGAGAGttgagaggagagaagacaaagaTGGGGAAAGGCAAGCCAACATTGCATATCCTAGCTGAGGAGCATTCCCTGAAATTCAAGCTTAGAAATGGGGGATGAGAGGATGGAAAAGACCGGGCACGAGGTAGCTCCTCTGTCTCTTACCTGTGCTTCGTGACACGCTCCCGCAGTAGCCAGGGTTTGAGACAGTGGCGGGACTTTTCTCCCAAGCACGGTAATGCATAAGATCAGTACTACTCCACTCCCATCCACCTGCATCAGGCTGATAGCCCTATGGAGTAGAGGGTGGCAACAGGGGAGGTTGAATGGTCATTTGAGTTCTCATTGCATCATCCCCTCAACTGGAACACTTGATCCCTTCCCCCAAATTGTGACAGTTGGTCTGTGCCTCCAGGTGCTGCCCCAGAGTTTCCTCTGGGAAGCTCCCACTAATCCCTCCTCCTACTGGGAATTCCCAAAGCCAAAATAACACAGACGGATGGAAACACTCAGAGTAACATGCTACTGGTGGAACAACAATTGGGGGTACATTTGTGTTTGCCCTCTGATACTCAACGACAATGTCTGTTCTTTAGGAGCAAAATGCCTTGTATCTTCACTTAGGATTCCCTAAGCACAGTATATGTAATATTCAGGGAGACTCAGAGAATGAATGACAAGACCTCATGCACGAATTGTGTACAAAACCTGCCCAAAGGCAGATTAACTGCAGCTGGAGACTGGGGCCATCCACAGAACTCAGCTACTCAGCTTTCTTCGAGGTTCTCCCTTTCCCCTGAAAAGACCACTGGATATCTAAGCTCCCAGGCTCTCTAGGGTATTTCCTGGGCAGGTATATGGGCCAAGGAGCAGACCTGGATGGCCACAGCAGCTTGAGAGGGAACAAGAGGAGAAAAAGTAATCGCACCTGTGTGGGGTCATTGAGCCCAATCCAGACATATGAGTAGGAGTGGGCAGAGTTCTTGACCAGTGAGGCCACGAAGGATGCTTCAACTGCACTGAGGATGGACACAAGGTGTCCCGAGGGCCGCTTCTGGCAGTCCATCTGTGTGAGGAAGAGAGACACTGAGGAGCAGCTTGAGATGTCACTGGGGAAGGGGCCGGCAGAGATAGGTGAGAAGCACTGTGTTTGCAAAAGATGAGGGTGCTCATTCTCTCTTTCAGGAAACTCTGTAGAATGGAAGCCACACGGGAACCCTGTCTCTAGTGCACTTCCCCCTATAACTGCTACCCGCAAATTCAGCTACTCACATCTGCATCCATCCAAGATTTTGCTGTCAGAAAAAAGGCATAGCAGTAGGAGCCATAGGCTTTGGAGCCTTTGGGACAGTTGATCCCTGAAGCGAGCGCGCCCTGCGGGGAGTCTTCACCTGGGATGGAAGGAAATAAAGGCGAGGGATGCAGAGAAATGGAGAGTGGGGATTAGTTTTAGGAGGCGACTCTGGGGAATACCTATGAGGCCAGTGTTTGGGGAAGTGACACCATACTCCTGACTACCTCTCACTGTTGCTACCACTTTCAGGATCCTGGATCTTGAACCAGCCTCATTAAATGAGgaatcatctcttttcttttatccttctcCCATATTCAAAATTTCACCTCTTCCTCAGCTCTGGGCTGACTGTGCCTACAGTTAGCTCTCCATTCATTCTACCTCCCCATATCTCATTACTGACCCCTCATGCTTTCCCTCTTCAACCTACCAACATAAATAAGAGTCCATTGAGAAAATGGGAAATCATCTCACTCCAGTGTAAACGGACCACTGGAGTGCCTCTGCCGCTAGTTACCCCGAAGGAAGGAGTGAGGATGGAGAAACTGTAGGCGGTTCATTTTGTGGGGATATACCTCACCGTGACCACGTTTGTCACACAGgagccttcctcctctttgcccTGAGCACTCACAGGAAACCCAGTGCAAGAAGCAGAATAATCTCACCTTGGACCTGAGAAAGGAGCATCAGGCAGGAGAGCAGCACCCAGGATACGCTGCAGAGGGCCATGGGAGGAGCCATCTTGTGTGTAACTTCAGGAAGCAATCAGAGATCACTTAAGCAAGTATGGTCAGAGAGAGAGCACACAGAGAGCCCTTTGTTCTGCCTCTTGTCTTTTGTTGTGTCTAATCCCCTAGGAATATTGATGTTGGTGACATCCTTCCCTTTTAAAGTTCTGGAAAAGTGTTAGAATGTGTGCAGCCTACTCCCTCTGAGATTTCCCAGGACAGCCCTTGCTGAGTCTCAGAGTTGCAGTGTTGTCTGAGCACTGGCATCCTCCTAAAACCTTCCCCCAAATGTGTGAGGTAAAACCCCTGCCACAAGTCTCTCCTACTCTTGCTGCCACTTACCTGTGTTGCAGGGGTCAGTGAAGGTTGGTCAAGTCAGAAAACACTGGGCTTTTATAAGGGATCTGAGGGAGGGGCACTGAAATGAATTACAGGGGTGTGGAGCCAGATCAGGGGGCATGGGGATGGGCTTGGCGTTGGTTCCAGGAGATTCCCAGCACTGGGATAGACTCTTCCTGGCAAAGGCTGGGAATTGCCCTGGTACTACTTCCTGCTGATTAGCGGGCCAGCACTTTCTCAGGAACAGGTGAACTTCTCCTTTACCCAGCCTTGCCCAGGTAACTTGTTCTGAAAAACGTACTGGAATGAAGGCAGCCCTGTGGCACAAATTCTGATGTTTCATAGTTCGTTAAGTAATGTGGCactggaaaggaagggaaaggattCAGTGTAATTTTTGAGCCATCTACCAAGAACTCACTCCTGTAGGCGTATATTCATACATTTCTTTGAACCTTGTGttttaagactaaataaaaacatatgaagaaataaaaattgagtgGGAATAGGAAACGGAATAGTGGTGAGGACAAAGCTTTGAGGGAAAACAAACAGTGGAAAACAAAGTAAGGAGCAGTGGTTCAGAGCTGCTGCTTCAAGATTGCAGCAAGGTGTGAAGGACACATGGAATAATCTCGTAAGTCCATAGGCAAGGCAGGATGGGAAGGCACAGCAGATAAATAGGCTTGTGTTCCAGCCACCTCTTTGGGAAGACAGAATAGTTCCTCAGCTCAGGTCAAGTCTGAGCTGGCAATTTGCTTCTTCAGAGTGGCATTCTCCGATTGTGTTCTGCAGGCCATGGTGGTCTTCAAGACCCTTGTAGGGGGACCgttcagttttaattttcataattatacTAATATGTTGCTTGTGTTTTTCACCTTGTTGACGCTTGTGCTGATGGGGCAAAAGCAAAGGTGTTTAAAAGTTCTGGTGCCTTCACATTAGTTGAGGCAGTGGCATCCACCTGTATTCTTCAGATCCATATACTTGCAGGAAATAAAACCGACATTTTCATTTACAAATGTCCTTGATGAACTTGATGTAAGAGTAATATAGTTAACTTTTATAAATCTTTACCCTTgactacatttattttaatattttctatgattCAACGTGTAGTTTGCATAGTAAAGTACAACGGTTGTcttgaggaaaaatatttgtaacagaGTTTTCATGGAACATATTTCTTACATGAAAAATGGACTAACTGACAAACTTATTACTCCCATATGGgaattttattgacattttcttaaaaacaatatgttagtaaataactatttttaaaaaccctgttTTAATATCTAGTAGTATAAATATCAAGACCtgctttcttagcaactttccaatatgcaatacaatattcttgactgtagtcaccatgctgtacgttgcatccccatgacatttattttataactagaagtttgtacctccTGATTCCCTTCATTGATTTCCCccctctcaaatattttcttctctggcaaccaccaatgtCTTCTCTCTATGTAcgagttttgttttattctgcctgtttgttttgtcttttagattcATATAAGATAAATGAGGTAAATCATGTAAAGAAAGTCATGCGGcgtttgtccttctctgtctgacttatttcacttagcataataccctcaaggtccatgcatgttatcccaaatagcaagatttcattctttttatggctaagtagtatctCATCGtatatagataccacatcttctttatccattcatcaatgaatggacatttaagttgtgtttccatgtcttggctatggtAAATAATATGGCAATGGACAAAGAAatgcatatgtctttttgaattcgtgttttcattttctccagataaatatccaaaagtagaatggctggatcatatagaaattctctctttaattttttgaggaacatctaTACTGTTTCCCCCTGGTGGTTGCACCCATATGCATTCCCACCCACTGTGAACAGGTGTTTGCTTTTTTCCACCCTATCACcaatacttatttcttttctttttttgataatagccattctgacaggtgtgtgAGCAGTCCTTAATAAGTTTTAGGAGTCTAAAAGTGTCCTGAGATCAAAACAGTTTAAGAACTTCTGATTAACACTGAACTATCAATTTCCAGGAAATATTGGGGATAGAGACAGATTTTATGTTTGACTACAAGGATA encodes:
- the LOC103563788 gene encoding regenerating islet-derived protein 3-gamma-like codes for the protein MAPPMALCSVSWVLLSCLMLLSQVQGEDSPQGALASGINCPKGSKAYGSYCYAFFLTAKSWMDADMDCQKRPSGHLVSILSAVEASFVASLVKNSAHSYSYVWIGLNDPTQGYQPDAGGWEWSSTDLMHYRAWEKSPATVSNPGYCGSVSRSTGYLKWKDYNCDSYLPYVCKFRA